The Belonocnema kinseyi isolate 2016_QV_RU_SX_M_011 chromosome 10, B_treatae_v1, whole genome shotgun sequence genome has a window encoding:
- the LOC117181283 gene encoding uncharacterized protein LOC117181283, producing the protein MSQVFNEDNAVSSFKSVSPKVLIRLPIFILRSFLARQLLSGSPLLARQPPSSPRFSLVRRLFFGPCTLLARQLLSGPPLLTRQPPSSPRFSLARSIMELDKKVMHNIPSQLTGKLFGTN; encoded by the exons ATGTCGCAGGTATTCAACGAAG ACAATGCAGTGTCATCGTTTAAATCTGTCTCTCCTAAGGTGCTGATCAGACTACCTATTTTCATCCTTCGCTCTTTTCTTGCCAGGCAACTACTTTCCGGCTCACCGTTGCTTGCTAGGCAACCACCTTCCAGCCCTCGCTTTTCGCTTGTCAGGCGATTATTTTTCGGCCCTTGCACGTTGCTTGCCAGGCAACTACTTTCCGGCCCACCGTTGCTTACTAGGCAACCACCTTCCAGCCCTCGCTTTTCGCTTGCCAG GTCGATCATGGAGTTGGACAAAAAGGTCATGCACAACATCCCATCACAGCTGACTGGAAAATTATTCGGCACTAACTGA